In one window of Carassius carassius chromosome 38, fCarCar2.1, whole genome shotgun sequence DNA:
- the LOC132118998 gene encoding mediator of RNA polymerase II transcription subunit 26-like → MMAVSDVICCLESYPMTKEALVETRFGKLINDVRKKSTDEDLVKRLKNLIRHWRRMVGDNEVTVEELSNFAVKSTSAECIPGSTQTLTEHDNSNMSERVEMSQGSVPDKTIKNPNSFRKSKIPVRAIKPYSSSIKCLQQSTSWRTSLSNHHFQNDHKTISKDKHMSERNTIPVSHSDKKHFLPAKEPAQSTSSTSHQTNSFFQDPHVKMQQPSDLLNILQPATLNGNLDEVSSTVKETNIRAIEDKMRKKQCNSHTVTHNGGDSTNTAQLQAAKLANDSHTRPISSKTLTKDYQRSTGSEIQCSDQQINWREMSQSKMIQNSLLTSEKSGMFSVDESIKQEIKNSRECRKTHGFIPEFPVKVLPGVSREVTERDLARIHSQRWHGVNGCYDNQNNWYDWTQSITLDPYGDGSQFKILPYVGIDYRVFRGGL, encoded by the exons ATGATGGCTGTATCGGATGTGATATGCTGCTTGGAAAGTTACCCCATGACTAAAGAGGCTCTAGTG GAAACCAGGTTTGGAAAGTTGATCAATGATGTGAGAAAAAAGAGCACAGATGAAGATCTTGTTAAGCGTTTAAAAAATCTGATTCGACATTGGCGGAGGATGGTTGGGGACAATGAAGTCACCGTAGAAGAGCTCTCAAACTTTGCAGTCAAATCGACTTCTGCTGAATGTATTCCTGGATCAACACAAACCCTTACTGAACATGACAACAGTAACATGAGTGAGAGAGTTGAAATGTCGCAGGGTTCTGTACcagataaaaccattaaaaatccaAACAGTTTTAGAAAAAGTAAAATACCTGTCCGTGCGATCAAACCATATTCTTCGTCCATCAAGTGTTTACAACAGTCCACAAGCTGGAGAACATCTCTGTCCAATCATCATTTCCAAAACGACCATAAGACCATTAGCAAAGACAAGCACATGTCTGAAAGAAACACCATCCCTGTCAGTCACAGCGACAAAAAGCACTTTTTGCCAGCCAAGGAACCAGCCCAATCCACTTCCAGTACTTCTCATCAAACAAATTCATTCTTCCAAGATCCACATGTAAAGATGCAACAGCCTTCAGACCTCCTCAACATACTCCAACCTGCTACACTAAATGGTAACCTCGATGAGGTCTCCAGCACAGTGAAAGAGACAAACATAAGGGCTATAGAGGATAAGATGAGGAAGAAACAGTGTAACAGTCACACTGTCACACACAATGGAGGGGACAGTACCAACACTGCACAACTGCAAGCGGCCAAACTAGCAAATGACTCTCATACTCGACCTATATCAAGCAAAACACTTACAAAAGATTACCAGAGATCAACAGGAAGTGAAATCCAGTGCAGTGATCAACAGATAAACTGGAGAGAGATGTCGCAAAGTAAGATGATTCAGAATAGCTTACTGACTTCAGAGAAGTCCGGGATGTTTTCTGTGGATGAGAGCATCAAGCAAGAGATAAAGAATTCCAGAGAGTGCAGAAAAACTCATGGGTTTATCCCAGAGTTCCCTGTGAAAGTCCTTCCAGGGGTCAGCCGAGAGGTCACGGAGCGAGACCTTGCCAGGATACACAGTCAGCGATGGCATGGTGTGAATGGCTGTTACGATAACCAGAATAATTGGTATGACTGGACTCAGTCCATCACCCTGGATCCATATGGGGATGGAAGTCAATTTAAGATTTTGCCTTATGTTGGCATAGATTATAGAGTATTCAGAGGTGGTTTGTAA